A single window of Rhipicephalus microplus isolate Deutch F79 chromosome 5, USDA_Rmic, whole genome shotgun sequence DNA harbors:
- the LOC142817222 gene encoding MFS-type transporter SLC18B1-like yields MVLGQCLCTVGFLVMAPASFIARERKLWNVYTCQILVGFGASFLFICAFSHVLQHVMRRGYPNNFRTNSFVSSSVFSFLVIGAIVTPPVAGYVYDTFGYQNACLALSCFMGGWVPFTVAVWIHTTCKISRTGIITTVK; encoded by the exons ATGGTGTTAGGTCAATGCCTCTGTACCGTTGGATTCCTCGTCATGGCACCAGCTTCATTCATTGCCAGAGAAAG GAAACTCTGGAATGTGTATACGTGCCAAATCCTTGTTGGTTTTGGCGCGTCCTTTCTATTCATCTGTGCATTCAGTCATGTCCTTCAACACGTTAT GCGCCGTGGATACCCAAACAACTTTCGGACCAATAGCTTTGTGTCCAGCTCTGTCTTCTCCTTCCTGGTCATCGG agCCATTGTTACACCACCTGTTGCTGGATACGTCTACGATACTTTTGGTTATCAAAACGCTTGCCTCGCCCTCAGCTGCTTTATGGGAGGATGG GTTCCCTTCACGGTCGCAGTATGGATTCACACAACCTGTAAAATCTCGCGCACAGGCATTATCACCACCGTTAAATAA